CCGCGTCCCTGGTCACGGTCAGCCCTGCCCCCTGTCCCCGTCCCGCGCCGCTCGGGCGCGGGACGGGGCCGGGGCGTGCGCTCCTGCCCCGGAAGCGCGGCGCCCCCGGTACCGAGAGATACCGGGGGCGCCGCGCTGTGAGGCACAGGCGGTGGTCAGACGCCCGCAGGGGCCGCAGACTCCGTGGGCTCGGGAGCCCCGGAGGCCTCGGAGCCACCGGACTTGAGGGACCTCTTCGCGCGGCGGCGCTCCTTGCGGAGCTCCACCATCGCGTACAGCGTCGGCACCAGCAGCAGCGTCAGCAGCGTGGAGGTCACCAGACCGCCGATCACGACCACCGCCAGCGGCTGCGCGATGAAGCCGCCCTCGCCGGTGACGCCCAGCGCCATCGGCAGCAGTGCGAAGATCGTCGCCAGGGCGGTCATCAGGATCGGGCGCAGACGGTGCCGCCCGCCCTCGATCACGGCCTCGATCACGCCCAAACCCTGGGCCCTGTACTGGTTGATCAGGTCGATCAGCACGATCGCGTTGGTCACCACGATGCCGATCAGCATCAGCATGCCGATCATCGCCGGAACGCCCATGGGCGTTCCGGTGGCCACCAGCAGACCGATCGCGCCGGTCGCCGCGAACGGGACGGACACCAGCAGGATCAGCGGCTGGACCAGCGACCTGAAGGTGGCGACCAGCAGCATGAAGACGATCGCGATCGCCGCCAGCATCGCCAGGCCCAGCTGGGCGTTGGCCTCGGACTGGTCCTCGGAGACACCGCCGATGGAGGCGGTCGCGCCTTCGGGCAGATCCAGGCCCTTGATCTTCGCGTCGAGCGCGTAGCTGACCGCGCCCGTGTTGTCGTCGGTCGGCTTCGCCGTGATCGTCGCCGCGCGGGCCCCGTCGATCCGGGTCATCGAGACCGGTCCCGGCACCAACTCGACCTCGGCGATGTCGCCGAGCTTCACCGGGCCGAGCGGCAGCTTCTTGAGCTCCGCCATGGTCGTGGCCGGCTTGACGGAGGTGACGACGACATCCCGCTCGCTGTCGTTCAGGACCGCCTTCGCCGCCGGGGTGCCGCGCACCGCCTGGGCCACGGCGAACCCGAGGGTGGTGTCGTTGAAGCCGGCCGCCGCCGCCTTCGCGGTGCCCTTGACCGAGATCCGCGGCACGGACTGCGACAGGTCGCTCTGCACATCGGTGACGTCGTCCAGCTTGGCGACCTCGGCACGGACCTGCTCGGACGCCTTGCGCAGCACCTGCGGGTCGGCGGCCTTCACCACGACCTTCAAATCCTGGTTGTTGAACCCGTCACCGGCCGCGATGGTCGTGTCGCCGATGCCGTCGAGCTTGTCCAGCTCCTCGTTGACGCGGTCGCGGACCTTCTCGTAGGCGGAGGAGTCCTTGAGCGTGACCTGGTACGAGGCCTGGTTGGCACCGGTGCCGCCGCCGAAGGCCGCCATGAAGCCGGACGAGCCCACGGTGACCTGGTAGTCCTTGACCTCGCTGATTCCGTCGAGGACCTTCTCGACCTTCCTGGCTGACGCGTCGGCCGCTTCCAGGCTGGTGTCGGGCTCCAGCTTCTGCTTGATCGACATGACCTCCTGCTCGCCCTGGTCGAAGAAGTTCGTCTTCAGAAGACCGGCCATGCCGAACGTGCCGAGCAGCACGGCGACGGCGAGCACCACGCTGGTGACGCGGCGGCGGGTCGCGAACCTCAGCACCGGGAGGTAGCCGCGCTGGAGCAGACTGCGGGCTTCCTTCTCCTCCGCCTTGCGGCGTGCCTCGTCCGGGTCGAGCCCGCGCACGGCCTTCGGGGCGCGCAGGAACCAGTACGACAGCACGGGGACGACCGTCAGGGACACCAGCAGCGAGGCGAGCAGCGCCGCGGTGACCGTCAGCGAGAACGAGCCGAAGAGCTCGCCGACCATGCCGCCTACGAGTCCGATCGGCAGGAAGACGGCGACGGTGGTCAGCGTGGACGAGGTGACGGCGCCGGAGACCTCGCGTACGGCGGTGATGATCGCCGCCTCACGGCTCTCGCCGTAGCCGAGGTGCCGCTTGATGTTCTCCAGGACCACGATCGAGTCGTCGACCACCCGTCCGACGGCGATCGTCAGCGCGCCCAGGGTGAGCACGTTCAGCGACAGGTCGCGGGTCCACAGCACGATCAGCGCGAGGACGACGGACAGCGGGATGGAGACCGCGGTGACGAGCGTGGAGCGCAGCGAGCCGAGGAAGACCAGGATGATCACGACCGCGAACAGCAGGCCGAGCGCGCCCTCGGTGGTCAGACCCGAGATCGACTTGGACACGGCCGGTCCCTGGTCCGAGACGACCGACAACTCGGCACCGGAGCCGAGGTCCTTGCGGAGCTCGGGCAGCTTGTCCTGGACCGCTTCGGAGATACGGACGGCGCTGCCGTCCTTGTCCATGGTGGCGAGTACGGCGAGGCTGGGTTTGCCGTTGGTACGGGTGATGGAGACGCGCTGCGACTCCTCCTGCTTCACCGTGGCGATGTCGCCCAGGCGTACCGGCTTGACGTCCTCGGCTCCGGCACCCGGGCCGGCCGCCGGCGCGATCCGCAGGTCCTCGATCTGCTTCAGCGAGGTGAAGCCGCCGCCCACCTGGATCGTGCGGCTGCTGCCCGCCTCGGAGAGCGAGCCGGCGGGCATCGTCCCGCCGCCGGCCTTGAGGGCCTCGGCGAGCGCCTGCGTGTTCAGTCCCGCCGCGGCCAGCTTCTTCTCGTCGGGGGTGACGGACACCTGGAGGTCCTGGACCCCGTCCACGGTGACCTGCCTGACGCCCTCGATGTCCGCGAGCACGGGGACGACGGTCCGGTCGAGCTGGTCGGCCAGTGCCTGCTGGTCCTTGTTCGAGCTGACGGCGAGCACCACGGTCGGTATGTCGTCGGTGGAGCCGGCGACCACCTCCGGGTCGACGCCCTCGGGGAGGACGGCGCGGGCGCGGTTGACGGCCTGCTGGACATCGGCGACGAGCTGCTTGGTGCCCTCGTCCCCGTAGTCGAACGTGGCCATGATCACGGCGTTGCCCTCGCTCGCCGTGGAGGTGACGCCCTTGATGCCGTCGACGGCCTTGATGTTGTTCTCAAGGGGTTCGACGACCTGCTTCTCGACCACATCGGGAGACGCGCCCTGATAGGGGGCGAGCACCGACACGATCGGGAGTTCGATCGAGGGGAACAGCTGCTGCTTGAGCTGGGGGATGGCGATCGCTCCGAAGATGATCGCGACGATCGACATCAGCCCTATCAGGGCCCTTTGCGCGAGGCTGAATCTTGACAGCCAGGACATGGGGTCTCTCTTCTGTGGCTCTACGGCTTGTGCGCCTTACGGGACGTGCGCATGCGGCGGGTGCGGGGGCCACCCGCCTATACGATCGGTCATCCGCGAGGGTGAATCCGTCGCCCCCAGGTCCAGATCCTTACGTCGCGCATACTCTGAACGGAGTACACGCGGGTAGTCGGTGTCTCAGTCCGTCCGGGGGCGAACCAGACCCGATTCATAGGCGAAGACCACCAATTGGGCCCTGTCCCGTGCTCCCAGCTTCGCCATGGCCCGGTTGACATGGGTCTTGACCGTGAGCGGGCTGACCTCCAGCCGCTCGGCGATCTCGTCGTTGGGGTGCCCTCCCCCGACCAGCACGAGTACCTCGCGTTCGCGGCCGGTCAGCGCCGCGAGCCGCTCCGCGTACTGCGCCGAGTCCTGGCCTCCGTCGTCCCAACCGCCGCCCTGGGCGAGGAACGTGGCGATGAGCCCTTTGGTCGCCGCAGGGGACAGCAGGGCCTCCCCCGCGGCGGCGATACGGATGGCGTTGAGCAGCTCGTCCGGCTCCGCACCCTTGCCGAGGAAGCCGGAGGCCCCGGCGCGCAGCGCCTGGACGACGTACTCGTCCACTTCGAAGGTCGTCAGCATGACCACCCGTACGGCGGCGAGCGCGGGATCGGCGCTGATGGTGCGGGTGGCCGCGAGCCCGTCCGTGCCGGGCATCCGGATGTCCATCAGGACGACGTCGGGGCTTCGCTTCCGGGCGACGTCCACGGCCTCGGCACCATCCGCCGCCTCGCCGACCACCTCCATGTCCGGCTCGGAGTCGACCAGCACCTTGAACGCGCTGCGCAGCAGCGCCTGGTCGTCGGCGAGCAGCACCCTGATCGTCATGCGTCCCCCTCCGCGTGGGCCTTGATCGGCAGTATCGCCTGCACGCGGAAGCCGCCGTTGAAGCGGGGCCCGGCGGTCAACGTACCGCCGAGCGCGGTGGCGCGCTCGCGCATACCGATGAGTCCATGGCCGCCACCCTCGGCGGCGCAGGACGCGGCACCCGTCCCGCTGTCGAGCACCGTGACCTCGACCGTCCGGCCCACCCACACGACGCTCACCTCGGCCCTGGCCGCCGCCCCCGCGTGCTTCTGCACATTGGTCAGGGCCTCCTGGATGATCCGGTACACGGCCAGGTCGACGGCCGCGGGCAGGGTGGCACCGTGATCGGTCCTGGCCAGCTCGACCGCCTGTCCGGCATGGCGGAACGACTCGAGGAGCTGATCGAGCGCGGCGAGTCCGGGTGCCGGCTCGGTGGGCGCCTCCGGGTCGCCCGACTGCCGCAGCAGACCGACCGTGGCGCGCAGCTCGTTCAGTGCGGACCGGCTGGCCTCCCGCACATGCCCGAGCGCCTCCTTGGCCTGGTCCGGGCGCCTGTCCATGACATGCGCGGCGACTCCGGCCTGCACATTGACCAGGGCGATGTGGTGCGCCACGACATCGTGCAGATCGCGGGCGATCCTCAGCCGCTCCTCCGCGACCCGCCGCCCCGCCTCCTCCTCCCTGGTCCGCTCGGCACGCTCCGCCCGCTCCCTCATGGCGTCGACGAAGGCCCGCCGGCTGCGTACGGCGTCACCGGCCGCGGCCGCCATCCCGGTCCACGCGAAGACCCCGATGTTCTCCTGGCTGTACCAGGGCGCGGAGCTGAACAGCATCGCGGTCGCAGTCAGCACCGTCATCGACAGCAGCCCGACCCGCCAGGTGGTGGGGCGGTCGGTACGGGACGCGACCGTGTACAGAGCCACCACCGCCGTCATCACCACGGGCGCCGGCGGATCTCCGGCGACGAACTCCACGGCGGACAGCGTGCCCGTGGCGGCCAGTACGGCCATCGGCCGGCGGCGCCGGTACACCAGCACGACCGCGGCGAGCAGCATCAGGACCAGCGCGTGCGGCTGCGGTGTACGGGCTCCGAAGGTGGGCCCGTGCGGCCCGTGCGGATCGGCGAACGACATCCCGATCATGCAGACGAGCACGCCGAACGCCAACGCGGCGTCGAACGCGAGTGGGTGCTCGCGCAGCCAGCCTCGGGCGCGGTCGAGCCTGCCGGCTCCGGTCGGTAGTGCCGTCACGTCAAGCAACGGTACGGGGTACCCCTCGGTGCCCGCCGCCCCCGTTCCGACATCGCCTGAGGTCAAAGAGGGCGGCGGCGCGCCGAGTGGCCAAGCTCACGGCTGACCGTTCGGTGGACCGAGGCGGAGCGGCCGGTGCCGTGGCAGAGTTCACCGGCTCAGGCGTTGGTGGCGCGCCCGGCCAGTCGCCGGCCGAGGCCCGTGCCGAGGCAGACCAGGAGGAGGAGGTACAGCCCGATCGCCTCGCTGCCGACGGCGGTGTGCAGCCAGACGGCGATCAGCGGGGAGACGGCACCTCCGGCGACGGCGGCCGTGTTGTAGGTCAGTGCCGATCCCGTGTAGCGAAGCCCCACAGGGAACGCGTGGATCATGATGATCCACGCGGGCACCGCGGCGAAGGCGGAGCAGGAGAGCGCCAGCGCGACGCCGATGGCGTAGGTGAAGGGGGGAGCGAGGTCGACCAGGGGGAACAGCGTCAGGGCGATGACGGCCTCGGCCGCGCCGAAGACCAGGAGCGCCCTGGTCACTCCCATCCTCATGCTGACCCAGACGCCGATGAGGACGCTGAGCACGTAGACCACACCGCTGCAGGTGTCCGCGATGAGCACCGTGGTGGGTTCCAGGTGCAGTTGCCGGCGGGCGTACGCGATCAGGTACGAGGCCGCGATGTAGTTGAACGCGAACGGCGTGGTGAACATGGCCACGCCCATGCCGATCTCGGCGAGGTGACCGCGCGTCACCGCGCGTAGAGGGGAGCGGAAGGGCTGGTCCGCGCGTACGAAGCGCGAGAAGTCCTTGGTCTCCTCGATCCTGCTGCGGATGAAAAGGCCGATGAGGATGAGGACAGCGCCGAACAGCAGCGAGATCCTCCAGCCCCAGGCGAGGAACGCCTCCTGGCTCATGGCCAGGGAGACGACGAGCAGGACCAGCGAGGCCACGACGAAGCCCAGCGTCCCTCCGAGCAGGGGCCACGCGACGACGGCAGGCCGCCTGCTCGGGGGTGTGTTCTCGACGACCAGGAGAATCGATCCCGCGTACTCACCTCCGAGGGAGAAGCCCTGCACGAGCCGGAGCAGCAGAAGCAGGACCGGTGCGATGATCCCGATCGCGGCGGCTCCGGGGAGGAAGGCGACGCCGAGCGTCCCGATGCCCATGAGGATCAGGGTCGCGATGAGGACCCGCCGGCGGCCGAGGCGGTCCCCGAACTGCCCGAAGAAGACCCCTCCGACCATGCGTGCGAGGAAGGCGGAGCTGAAGACGGCCAGTGAGGCGACGGATCCGGCAACCGGTCCCAGCGACGGGAAGAAGACCTTGCTGAACGCGAGGGCGGCGATGGAGCCGAACACGGCGAAGTCGTAGGACTCGACCGTGCTGCCAGCCATGCTCGACAGTTTGACCAGCCGGAACTGCCGGGTCGGGAGCCAGGGTGCGGCCTCG
This DNA window, taken from Streptomyces sp. SCSIO 30461, encodes the following:
- a CDS encoding efflux RND transporter permease subunit, yielding MSWLSRFSLAQRALIGLMSIVAIIFGAIAIPQLKQQLFPSIELPIVSVLAPYQGASPDVVEKQVVEPLENNIKAVDGIKGVTSTASEGNAVIMATFDYGDEGTKQLVADVQQAVNRARAVLPEGVDPEVVAGSTDDIPTVVLAVSSNKDQQALADQLDRTVVPVLADIEGVRQVTVDGVQDLQVSVTPDEKKLAAAGLNTQALAEALKAGGGTMPAGSLSEAGSSRTIQVGGGFTSLKQIEDLRIAPAAGPGAGAEDVKPVRLGDIATVKQEESQRVSITRTNGKPSLAVLATMDKDGSAVRISEAVQDKLPELRKDLGSGAELSVVSDQGPAVSKSISGLTTEGALGLLFAVVIILVFLGSLRSTLVTAVSIPLSVVLALIVLWTRDLSLNVLTLGALTIAVGRVVDDSIVVLENIKRHLGYGESREAAIITAVREVSGAVTSSTLTTVAVFLPIGLVGGMVGELFGSFSLTVTAALLASLLVSLTVVPVLSYWFLRAPKAVRGLDPDEARRKAEEKEARSLLQRGYLPVLRFATRRRVTSVVLAVAVLLGTFGMAGLLKTNFFDQGEQEVMSIKQKLEPDTSLEAADASARKVEKVLDGISEVKDYQVTVGSSGFMAAFGGGTGANQASYQVTLKDSSAYEKVRDRVNEELDKLDGIGDTTIAAGDGFNNQDLKVVVKAADPQVLRKASEQVRAEVAKLDDVTDVQSDLSQSVPRISVKGTAKAAAAGFNDTTLGFAVAQAVRGTPAAKAVLNDSERDVVVTSVKPATTMAELKKLPLGPVKLGDIAEVELVPGPVSMTRIDGARAATITAKPTDDNTGAVSYALDAKIKGLDLPEGATASIGGVSEDQSEANAQLGLAMLAAIAIVFMLLVATFRSLVQPLILLVSVPFAATGAIGLLVATGTPMGVPAMIGMLMLIGIVVTNAIVLIDLINQYRAQGLGVIEAVIEGGRHRLRPILMTALATIFALLPMALGVTGEGGFIAQPLAVVVIGGLVTSTLLTLLLVPTLYAMVELRKERRRAKRSLKSGGSEASGAPEPTESAAPAGV
- a CDS encoding response regulator transcription factor codes for the protein MTIRVLLADDQALLRSAFKVLVDSEPDMEVVGEAADGAEAVDVARKRSPDVVLMDIRMPGTDGLAATRTISADPALAAVRVVMLTTFEVDEYVVQALRAGASGFLGKGAEPDELLNAIRIAAAGEALLSPAATKGLIATFLAQGGGWDDGGQDSAQYAERLAALTGREREVLVLVGGGHPNDEIAERLEVSPLTVKTHVNRAMAKLGARDRAQLVVFAYESGLVRPRTD
- a CDS encoding sensor histidine kinase, with amino-acid sequence MTALPTGAGRLDRARGWLREHPLAFDAALAFGVLVCMIGMSFADPHGPHGPTFGARTPQPHALVLMLLAAVVLVYRRRRPMAVLAATGTLSAVEFVAGDPPAPVVMTAVVALYTVASRTDRPTTWRVGLLSMTVLTATAMLFSSAPWYSQENIGVFAWTGMAAAAGDAVRSRRAFVDAMRERAERAERTREEEAGRRVAEERLRIARDLHDVVAHHIALVNVQAGVAAHVMDRRPDQAKEALGHVREASRSALNELRATVGLLRQSGDPEAPTEPAPGLAALDQLLESFRHAGQAVELARTDHGATLPAAVDLAVYRIIQEALTNVQKHAGAAARAEVSVVWVGRTVEVTVLDSGTGAASCAAEGGGHGLIGMRERATALGGTLTAGPRFNGGFRVQAILPIKAHAEGDA
- a CDS encoding MFS transporter, with translation MAKTSGDEAAPWLPTRQFRLVKLSSMAGSTVESYDFAVFGSIAALAFSKVFFPSLGPVAGSVASLAVFSSAFLARMVGGVFFGQFGDRLGRRRVLIATLILMGIGTLGVAFLPGAAAIGIIAPVLLLLLRLVQGFSLGGEYAGSILLVVENTPPSRRPAVVAWPLLGGTLGFVVASLVLLVVSLAMSQEAFLAWGWRISLLFGAVLILIGLFIRSRIEETKDFSRFVRADQPFRSPLRAVTRGHLAEIGMGVAMFTTPFAFNYIAASYLIAYARRQLHLEPTTVLIADTCSGVVYVLSVLIGVWVSMRMGVTRALLVFGAAEAVIALTLFPLVDLAPPFTYAIGVALALSCSAFAAVPAWIIMIHAFPVGLRYTGSALTYNTAAVAGGAVSPLIAVWLHTAVGSEAIGLYLLLLVCLGTGLGRRLAGRATNA